A section of the Bacillus sp. HSf4 genome encodes:
- a CDS encoding glycerophosphodiester phosphodiesterase family protein: MHIIAHRGASGYAPENTFAAFEKACELGADFIELDVQLTKDGRLAVIHDDRVDRTTNGAGFVRQFTMSELEKLDAGSWFSPAFKGENIPILDEVLEKYHQKTGLLIEIKSSKTQPGIENVIGKLISSFGFSMKTIVQSFDAGAIKTMHKLYPAIPAAVLIRPRFGMVPRGQLRHIASFADYVSVKHTRLSPFLINAIHSHDLKALAWTVNGQKTGRRLESWKIDGIITDYPDYFKKEGKA, encoded by the coding sequence TTGCATATCATCGCCCATCGCGGAGCCTCAGGTTATGCACCGGAAAATACGTTTGCCGCTTTTGAAAAAGCATGCGAGCTGGGGGCTGACTTCATAGAGCTTGATGTACAGTTGACAAAAGACGGCAGGCTTGCTGTCATTCATGATGACAGGGTCGACAGAACGACAAACGGCGCGGGCTTCGTTCGGCAGTTTACGATGAGCGAGCTCGAAAAGCTTGACGCGGGAAGCTGGTTCAGCCCCGCTTTTAAAGGCGAAAACATTCCCATCCTTGACGAGGTTCTCGAAAAGTATCACCAAAAAACGGGGCTTCTGATCGAAATCAAGTCTTCTAAAACACAACCGGGAATTGAAAATGTCATCGGCAAGCTGATCAGCAGTTTCGGATTTTCCATGAAGACGATCGTGCAATCATTTGATGCCGGTGCCATTAAAACGATGCACAAGCTGTATCCTGCCATCCCGGCCGCTGTTTTGATCAGACCGAGATTCGGCATGGTGCCGCGCGGTCAGCTTCGGCACATCGCATCTTTTGCCGATTATGTCAGCGTAAAACATACGAGGCTCAGCCCGTTTTTGATCAACGCGATTCACAGCCATGATTTAAAGGCTTTAGCCTGGACGGTGAACGGACAAAAAACCGGCCGCCGGTTAGAGAGCTGGAAGATTGACGGAATCATCACCGATTATCCCGATTATTTTAAGAAAGAAGGAAAAGCATGA
- the dat gene encoding D-amino-acid transaminase, which produces MKVLFNGRLVERSECAVDIEDRGYQFGDGVYEVIRIYNGSFYTLDEHIARFYKSASEIGIVLPFSETELKGKLKELIEVNQAQDGGLYLQVTRGKAPRKHQYEAGLTPQVTAYTFPIKKPEQEQQNGVSAITADDLRWLRCDIKSLNLLYNVMIKQKASEVSSFEAILVRDGFVTEGTSSNVYAVKQNVIYTHPATNLILNGITRMKLLELFAKNGWKHEEKAITKEELLTADEVFISSTTSEVIPVTVIDGQEIGTGTPGPLTKEVQKAMQNSILAETAKPV; this is translated from the coding sequence ATGAAGGTTCTTTTTAACGGCCGGCTCGTTGAACGGAGCGAATGTGCTGTTGATATCGAAGACAGAGGCTATCAGTTTGGAGACGGTGTTTATGAAGTGATCCGCATCTACAATGGAAGCTTTTATACGCTTGACGAACACATTGCCCGTTTTTACAAAAGCGCCTCTGAAATCGGTATCGTACTGCCGTTTTCAGAAACGGAGCTGAAAGGAAAGCTCAAAGAGCTTATTGAAGTCAACCAGGCTCAAGACGGAGGGCTCTACCTTCAGGTGACAAGAGGGAAGGCGCCGAGGAAGCACCAATATGAAGCAGGCCTTACCCCGCAGGTGACCGCCTATACATTCCCGATCAAAAAGCCTGAACAAGAACAGCAAAACGGCGTTTCCGCGATTACGGCAGATGATCTGCGCTGGCTGAGGTGCGATATTAAAAGTTTGAATCTGCTGTACAACGTGATGATCAAACAAAAGGCAAGCGAAGTGTCCTCATTTGAGGCGATATTGGTCCGCGACGGGTTCGTGACAGAAGGAACGTCTTCAAACGTATATGCCGTCAAACAAAACGTTATCTACACCCATCCTGCGACAAACCTGATTCTAAACGGGATTACGCGGATGAAGCTGTTGGAGCTGTTTGCGAAAAACGGCTGGAAGCACGAGGAAAAGGCCATCACAAAAGAAGAATTGCTGACCGCCGATGAGGTGTTTATTTCTTCAACAACATCTGAAGTGATCCCGGTCACTGTAATCGACGGACAGGAGATCGGCACGGGAACGCCCGGACCGCTTACAAAAGAAGTGCAAAAAGCAATGCAAAACAGTATTTTGGCAGAAACAGCAAAACCTGTGTAA
- the nhaC gene encoding Na+/H+ antiporter NhaC yields the protein MSNEKRLSFSISALLFVVILAVIFTCLFVFHAEPHVPLLICVGFLAVVGVFKGYSWKELESGIVSGIQNGVQPIIVLSLIGMLIGVWEYSGAIPTVTVYALNLVEPHYLLLTALFSCLIISSLVGSSFTTVSTIGVALIGVAQAAGVPLTWVAGAVISGACFGDKMSPLSDTTNFAAGIGGLPIFKHIRHMMGTTIPALLVTILLFFFMGRTLTIGAASTDNIQAIVSGIENTVDISLWTLLSPLLVIVLAVRRMPVIPSLAAGIVSAGILAALIQPDAGISSFLSAMQKGPVFSAETEAVANILNRGGLQSMMGSVSLIIIAFALGGLMEKTGLITSLLEGVIRGIRTKGRLVFSTVSSSIGMNLLTGEQYLSILIPGQSFKKLYDQLGIDRKHLSRSLEDGGTLINPMIPWGVSGAFMSSALGVPVIEYLPFVFFLYLSPFFSVLFGFRKS from the coding sequence GCGGTCATTTTTACATGCCTGTTTGTTTTTCACGCCGAACCGCATGTGCCATTATTGATTTGCGTCGGCTTTTTGGCGGTCGTGGGCGTGTTTAAGGGCTATTCCTGGAAGGAGCTCGAAAGCGGCATCGTCTCCGGAATCCAAAATGGCGTACAGCCGATTATCGTCCTTTCTTTAATCGGCATGTTAATCGGAGTTTGGGAATATAGCGGAGCGATTCCGACCGTAACGGTTTACGCGTTAAACCTGGTCGAACCGCATTATCTGCTCCTGACGGCTTTATTCAGCTGCCTGATCATCAGTTCACTGGTCGGTTCAAGCTTTACGACGGTCAGCACGATCGGCGTCGCCTTGATCGGCGTCGCCCAGGCGGCGGGTGTGCCATTGACATGGGTGGCAGGGGCCGTGATTTCGGGCGCCTGTTTCGGCGATAAAATGTCCCCTTTGTCTGATACGACAAACTTTGCCGCTGGAATTGGCGGACTTCCGATTTTCAAGCATATTAGACATATGATGGGCACGACGATTCCGGCACTTTTGGTGACCATTCTGCTCTTCTTTTTCATGGGGCGCACGCTTACCATCGGCGCGGCCTCTACGGATAATATTCAAGCCATTGTCAGCGGGATTGAAAACACGGTCGATATCAGCCTGTGGACGCTGTTATCACCTCTTTTGGTGATTGTGCTTGCCGTCAGACGTATGCCGGTCATTCCGTCCCTTGCGGCGGGAATCGTGTCGGCGGGCATTCTTGCCGCGCTTATTCAGCCTGATGCAGGCATTTCCTCCTTTTTATCAGCGATGCAAAAAGGACCTGTTTTTTCAGCGGAAACTGAAGCTGTTGCCAATATTTTAAACCGCGGCGGCCTCCAATCGATGATGGGCTCCGTTTCCCTGATAATCATCGCCTTTGCGCTCGGCGGTTTGATGGAAAAAACGGGATTGATTACAAGCCTTCTTGAAGGCGTGATCCGCGGCATCCGTACAAAAGGCCGCCTCGTTTTCTCAACCGTTTCATCAAGCATCGGCATGAACTTGTTGACTGGTGAGCAGTATTTATCGATTTTGATTCCCGGCCAGTCGTTTAAAAAACTGTATGATCAGCTTGGGATTGACCGGAAGCATTTATCAAGGTCACTTGAAGACGGGGGAACATTGATCAATCCAATGATTCCGTGGGGCGTCAGCGGCGCGTTTATGTCAAGCGCGCTCGGCGTTCCTGTCATTGAATATTTGCCGTTTGTGTTCTTCCTGTATTTATCACCGTTCTTTTCCGTGCTGTTCGGATTTCGCAAGTCATAA
- a CDS encoding NAD-dependent protein deacylase, with the protein MRREAETFLKLIESARRITVLTGAGMSTESGIPDFRSAGGIWTEDMSRMEAMSLDYYERYPKLFWPKFKELFQMKMTGSYQPNAGHLYLADLERQGKEVKVFTQNIDGLHVKAGSRHVYELHGSIQTAACPKCGTRYGLEYILQDEVPRCSRVNENGRECGLILKTDVVLFGDAVQHFDTLFASLDQSDLLLVIGTSLEVAPVRFVPEEAHGIPGLKKIMINLDETDDDYLFDLVIHRKVAEFVKEING; encoded by the coding sequence ATGCGGAGAGAAGCCGAGACATTTTTGAAATTGATCGAAAGCGCCAGACGTATCACCGTGTTAACCGGGGCCGGAATGAGCACTGAGTCCGGAATCCCGGATTTCCGTTCAGCCGGGGGAATCTGGACGGAAGATATGTCCAGAATGGAAGCGATGAGCCTCGATTATTATGAGCGTTATCCAAAGCTTTTTTGGCCGAAATTTAAAGAGCTGTTTCAAATGAAAATGACCGGATCGTATCAGCCGAATGCCGGGCACCTGTATTTAGCCGATCTTGAGCGGCAGGGAAAAGAAGTCAAAGTGTTCACGCAAAATATTGACGGGCTCCATGTCAAGGCGGGCAGCCGCCATGTATACGAACTGCACGGTTCCATCCAAACGGCGGCATGTCCTAAATGCGGAACGCGCTACGGACTTGAATACATTTTGCAGGATGAGGTTCCGAGATGCAGCCGTGTGAATGAAAACGGCAGGGAATGCGGTTTGATTTTAAAGACGGATGTCGTATTGTTCGGCGATGCTGTTCAGCATTTCGATACTTTGTTTGCAAGCCTTGATCAATCCGATCTGCTTCTGGTGATCGGCACCTCGCTTGAAGTGGCGCCCGTCAGGTTTGTTCCTGAGGAGGCCCACGGCATACCGGGTCTGAAGAAAATCATGATCAATCTGGATGAAACGGATGATGATTATTTGTTTGACCTTGTCATCCATCGTAAAGTCGCAGAATTTGTCAAAGAAATAAACGGATAA
- a CDS encoding polysaccharide deacetylase family protein — MRQVSKRTSPSVTYLLMKTACFVILCLILLYVWDLSQSTEAPGKKELTMSENSQMRHEGDSIPLKKATQGQLMDHLSTKQEAAKRKEEKEKKKAAEEKKNQKTVYLTFDDGPSAVSQRLLQVLSEHDVKATFFMLEPNMKVHRQAVIQMKQQGHSLGLHGVTHDQKKFYKDANSPNLEMKQAQKTLKSITGVETHLIRTPYGSKPSLTEAQKKVLKKNGFTYWDWNIDSLDWKYRSQKFVPEVMNQLSIIEKRQSKQPIVILLHDIPSTVQSLPLLINNLKEMGYSFDTLDESMTPVHE; from the coding sequence ATGCGCCAAGTTTCCAAAAGAACTTCCCCATCTGTCACCTACCTGTTGATGAAAACAGCATGTTTTGTCATTTTGTGTCTGATCCTTCTTTACGTTTGGGATTTATCACAGTCAACTGAAGCTCCCGGCAAAAAGGAGCTGACAATGTCCGAAAACAGCCAGATGCGGCATGAAGGAGACAGCATTCCGCTGAAAAAAGCGACACAAGGTCAGCTTATGGATCACCTGAGCACGAAACAGGAGGCAGCAAAACGCAAAGAAGAAAAAGAAAAGAAAAAAGCGGCGGAAGAAAAAAAGAATCAGAAAACGGTTTATTTGACTTTTGATGACGGGCCTTCTGCGGTCAGCCAAAGACTGCTTCAAGTCTTATCGGAACATGATGTCAAAGCGACATTTTTCATGCTTGAACCAAACATGAAGGTTCATAGACAAGCCGTAATCCAAATGAAGCAGCAGGGCCATTCACTCGGGCTTCATGGAGTGACACATGACCAGAAAAAGTTTTATAAAGACGCCAATTCTCCCAATCTGGAAATGAAACAGGCGCAAAAAACGCTGAAATCCATTACCGGGGTTGAAACCCATTTGATCAGAACGCCTTACGGCAGCAAGCCGTCCCTGACCGAAGCTCAAAAGAAGGTTCTGAAGAAAAACGGGTTTACTTATTGGGACTGGAATATCGACAGCCTGGATTGGAAATACAGAAGCCAAAAGTTCGTTCCGGAAGTCATGAACCAGCTCAGCATCATCGAAAAACGGCAGTCAAAACAGCCGATTGTGATTTTGCTGCATGATATCCCTTCAACCGTTCAGTCATTGCCGCTGTTGATCAACAATTTAAAAGAGATGGGCTATTCATTTGACACGCTTGATGAATCAATGACACCTGTCCATGAATAG
- a CDS encoding mechanosensitive ion channel family protein, whose translation MFTKYMTMDFAAEIGISIGILLLFFLLRKIFTKYLFNLILKLTHKPKTDFFNQVALAFEKPARWFFAILGIYLAIIYSPFFEEHMAIIHRLYRVSVVVIVVSGLYNLTAASSVLFNKISKRLELDMDDILAPFLSKILRFIIVALGISVIAGEFNYDVNGFVAGLGLGGFAFALAAKDTIGNFFGGIVIIMEKPFTIGDWIETTIVTGTVEDISFRSTKIRTAGESLVTVPNSVLANEAISNWTKMRKRQVTFSLDIDPSNPREKVERCVERFKDMLRNHEGVHPEVIMVNLEVLKDTHMSIFFNYYTKTTVWAENLDVRQDVNYRILEIMEEEQVDFVSPGHSLFELKKMKDQQDQA comes from the coding sequence ATGTTTACAAAGTATATGACGATGGATTTCGCTGCTGAAATCGGGATCAGCATCGGGATTTTGCTTTTATTTTTCTTGCTTAGAAAAATATTCACGAAATACTTGTTCAACTTGATATTGAAATTAACGCATAAACCGAAAACCGATTTTTTCAATCAGGTGGCGCTCGCGTTTGAGAAGCCTGCGAGATGGTTTTTTGCGATTCTCGGTATTTATTTAGCCATTATTTACTCGCCGTTTTTCGAAGAGCATATGGCGATTATTCATAGGCTGTACAGAGTGTCCGTTGTTGTGATTGTTGTCAGCGGCCTCTACAATTTAACGGCAGCATCATCTGTTTTGTTCAACAAAATCTCGAAGCGGCTCGAACTGGATATGGACGACATACTCGCTCCGTTCCTGTCGAAAATTCTCCGCTTTATTATCGTGGCGCTCGGTATCAGCGTGATCGCCGGGGAGTTCAATTATGATGTGAACGGGTTTGTCGCCGGACTCGGGCTCGGCGGATTTGCTTTTGCACTTGCGGCGAAAGATACGATCGGGAACTTTTTCGGAGGAATCGTCATCATTATGGAGAAGCCTTTCACAATTGGGGATTGGATTGAAACGACCATCGTCACCGGAACGGTCGAGGATATATCGTTTAGAAGCACGAAAATCCGCACCGCGGGAGAGTCGCTCGTCACCGTTCCCAATTCGGTTCTGGCCAATGAAGCGATCAGCAACTGGACGAAGATGAGAAAGCGCCAGGTCACATTCTCGCTTGATATTGATCCGTCAAACCCGCGGGAAAAAGTCGAAAGATGTGTGGAACGGTTTAAAGACATGCTGAGGAATCATGAAGGAGTCCATCCGGAAGTGATCATGGTCAATCTTGAGGTGCTGAAGGATACGCATATGAGCATTTTCTTCAACTACTATACAAAGACGACGGTTTGGGCCGAAAACTTGGACGTCAGACAGGATGTGAACTACCGGATCCTTGAGATCATGGAAGAAGAACAGGTGGATTTTGTATCACCCGGCCACAGTCTGTTTGAATTAAAGAAGATGAAGGATCAGCAAGATCAAGCGTGA
- a CDS encoding YhdX family protein, protein MGKGRIKVEERIKIETDAEMFKATLLDQTQSQKKK, encoded by the coding sequence ATGGGTAAAGGGAGAATAAAAGTGGAAGAACGGATTAAGATCGAAACCGATGCTGAAATGTTTAAAGCGACTCTCCTTGATCAAACACAGTCTCAGAAGAAAAAATAG
- a CDS encoding GNAT family N-acetyltransferase, with amino-acid sequence MQIEEVTSMSPYMDQLANLLVQVVNDGASIGFLPPLDHEQALSYWKTVLSPDVILLIAKQNGEIAGSVQVALCTKQNGRHRAEICKLMTAPSFRRQGVARALMQKAIERVKQDGRSLLVLDTREGDPSNLLYASLGFHEAGRIPGYAESADGKLDATVFYFRCLTKGET; translated from the coding sequence ATGCAAATCGAAGAAGTAACATCGATGTCACCGTATATGGACCAATTGGCAAACCTTCTCGTTCAAGTGGTGAATGACGGCGCATCAATCGGCTTTCTGCCGCCGCTTGATCATGAGCAGGCTTTAAGCTACTGGAAAACCGTCCTCTCACCGGACGTCATTTTGTTGATTGCCAAACAAAACGGCGAAATTGCCGGGAGTGTCCAGGTTGCCCTTTGCACTAAACAAAACGGACGCCACAGAGCCGAAATCTGCAAGCTCATGACAGCGCCCTCCTTCAGACGGCAAGGCGTCGCCCGTGCACTCATGCAAAAAGCGATCGAAAGGGTGAAGCAAGACGGCCGATCCCTGCTTGTTCTTGATACGAGAGAAGGCGACCCTTCAAACCTGCTTTACGCATCACTCGGATTTCACGAGGCCGGACGAATTCCCGGATACGCAGAATCGGCAGACGGAAAACTGGATGCCACCGTTTTTTATTTTAGATGTTTAACGAAAGGGGAAACATGA